Proteins encoded together in one Vitis vinifera cultivar Pinot Noir 40024 chromosome 4, ASM3070453v1 window:
- the LOC100244457 gene encoding protein ALTERED XYLOGLUCAN 9, whose product MVGGVQLGVLAACVVLFVPMGMAGWHLSRNKMLFFSGALFITLAVGVHLTPYFPSIYDALSSLSSSVDRTSSRDSCISFLHDISFLHKSDNYSSVDYAWANSPPVLACDFQRLGRSDASDLLNGSWVVVAGDSQERLMALSLLSLVLDSDDMEVVKGDLFKRHSDYRIVMGQIGMKLDFIWAPYVANLTGLMTELKRNGNYPDVLVMGSGLWHMLHITNSSDYGVSLQLLRNLVVSLAPISPSLTGGSGSVSIRSPHFFWVGMPRLINSMLNTEEKRVKMSDAMLSAYDTELYQSKLLRQWGGGPLILLDVESLGRNCGTSCTVDGMHYDGIVYEAAVHVMLNALLIESHQKL is encoded by the coding sequence ATGGTGGGAGGCGTCCAATTGGGCGTCTTAGCGGCCTGCGTGGTGCTGTTCGTGCCCATGGGGATGGCCGGTTGGCACCTCAGCCGCAACAAAATGCTATTCTTCAGCGGCGCACTCTTCATCACCCTCGCCGTTGGCGTCCACCTCACCCCTTACTTCCCCTCCATTTATGACGCCCTTTCATCACTCTCTTCTTCCGTCGATCGCACCAGCAGTAGAGATTCCTGTATTTCATTTCTTCACGACATCTCCTTCCTCCACAAAAGCGATAACTATTCTTCTGTGGACTACGCTTGGGCCAATTCCCCCCCAGTGCTCGCCTGCGACTTCCAGCGGCTCGGCCGCTCGGATGCTTCGGATTTGCTCAATGGTTCGTGGGTTGTGGTTGCCGGAGACTCCCAGGAGCGGCTGATGGCCCTGTCGCTGCTCAGTTTGGTTTTGGATTCAGATGATATGGAGGTGGTTAAGGGAGATCTGTTCAAACGGCACAGCGATTATCGGATTGTGATGGGCCAGATTGGGATGAAATTGGATTTCATTTGGGCGCCTTATGTCGCAAATTTGACTGGATTGATGACGGAGTTGAAGCGGAATGGAAATTACCCGGATGTTTTGGTGATGGGTTCGGGGTTGTGGCACATGCTTCACATCACCAACTCATCAGATTATGGGGTTTCGCTGCAATTACTGAGGAATCTGGTGGTCTCTCTGGCGCCAATCTCCCCCTCCCTAACAGGAGGGTCAGGTTCGGTGTCTATAAGGTCGCCTCACTTCTTTTGGGTGGGCATGCCAAGGCTGATAAACTCAATGTTAAATACAGAAGAGAAGAGGGTGAAGATGAGTGATGCTATGCTGTCTGCTTATGATACAGAGCTTTACCAAAGTAAGCTATTGCGCCAATGGGGAGGAGGGCCCTTGATATTACTGGATGTTGAATCATTGGGTAGGAATTGCGGCACATCTTGTACTGTAGATGGAATGCATTATGATGGGATTGTTTATGAAGCTGCTGTCCATGTCATGCTAAATGCATTGCTTATTGAATCTCATCAGAAGCTTTGA